The following proteins are encoded in a genomic region of Phycisphaerales bacterium:
- a CDS encoding ABC transporter permease subunit — MWAYVLRRILYNIPVYMGVILFLMILLRLTDPVTAYLGKYPTYDQYTTKRSDFGLDKPLLGDWQIGGRTWESREGGLGGSYLEKGRGTGKAHVQWTFDLPAGTYKVQATWPSIEDNDGNAQSVGEAGLVWVRLIEGDIALRTVSMDQTRPPRSIEVDGTGWADLGSVDLSSGDPFTVRVLDDSSKGVVIDAIRIEPVRVATGEVPGPMVADADPDAPNVEIVDDPWTVGGWARSLWDNQYFAALGRIVTLRFNQKSWSVESQSVGEIIATSIVPSLSVTLPVLVLTTLISTSLGLLASFNRGKPLDRGVMFLAVLGMSISYLVYVIVGQYFGAQWPRLAFDLEIFSTFGYEPVLPIWSQVKQGLIDNGVEDPGFFNILLSWFGSVPKSLSKWPYYCLLPVIIGVIVAMGYDTRFYRAVMVEECNKDYIRTARAKGASNRRVMYRHMLRNALIPIITRVMISLPFIIMGSLLVEIYFGIPGMGQQLFTAITNKDFPVVEAITALLAALFIITNILTDVLYAVVDPRVTLK, encoded by the coding sequence ATGTGGGCGTACGTCCTCCGACGCATCCTGTACAACATCCCCGTGTACATGGGGGTGATCCTTTTTCTCATGATCCTGCTGCGCCTCACCGATCCCGTGACGGCGTACCTGGGCAAGTATCCGACCTACGACCAGTACACCACCAAGCGTTCGGACTTCGGACTGGACAAGCCGCTTCTGGGCGACTGGCAGATCGGTGGCCGAACGTGGGAGTCGCGTGAAGGCGGTCTCGGCGGGAGCTACCTGGAGAAGGGCCGCGGCACCGGCAAGGCCCACGTGCAGTGGACCTTCGACCTGCCCGCGGGCACGTACAAGGTGCAGGCCACCTGGCCATCGATCGAAGACAACGATGGCAACGCGCAGTCGGTCGGAGAGGCGGGCCTGGTCTGGGTGCGCCTCATCGAGGGCGACATCGCGCTGCGCACGGTTTCCATGGATCAGACGCGTCCTCCACGTTCGATCGAGGTTGATGGCACGGGTTGGGCCGATCTGGGAAGCGTGGACTTGTCGTCGGGCGACCCGTTCACGGTGCGCGTGCTCGATGATTCGAGCAAGGGGGTGGTCATCGATGCCATCCGCATCGAGCCCGTTCGCGTCGCCACGGGTGAAGTTCCAGGGCCCATGGTTGCCGACGCGGATCCCGACGCCCCGAACGTCGAGATCGTGGACGATCCCTGGACGGTCGGGGGATGGGCCCGCAGCCTGTGGGACAATCAGTATTTCGCCGCATTAGGCCGCATCGTGACGCTGCGATTCAATCAGAAGAGTTGGTCGGTCGAGAGCCAGAGCGTGGGCGAGATCATCGCCACGTCGATCGTGCCCAGCCTCTCAGTCACCCTGCCGGTGCTCGTGCTGACCACGCTCATATCAACGAGCCTCGGCCTGCTCGCGTCGTTCAATCGTGGTAAGCCGCTCGATCGCGGCGTGATGTTCCTGGCCGTGCTGGGCATGAGCATCAGCTACCTGGTATACGTGATCGTGGGGCAGTACTTCGGCGCCCAGTGGCCTCGCCTGGCGTTCGATCTGGAGATCTTCTCGACTTTCGGGTACGAGCCGGTGCTGCCGATCTGGTCGCAGGTGAAGCAGGGCCTGATCGATAACGGGGTCGAGGATCCGGGCTTCTTCAACATCCTGCTGTCGTGGTTCGGATCGGTGCCCAAGTCGCTGAGCAAGTGGCCCTATTACTGCCTCCTGCCGGTCATCATCGGCGTTATCGTGGCGATGGGCTACGACACGCGGTTCTATCGCGCCGTGATGGTCGAGGAGTGCAACAAGGACTACATCCGCACGGCCCGCGCCAAGGGCGCCAGCAATCGGCGGGTGATGTACCGCCACATGCTGCGAAATGCGCTCATTCCGATCATCACGCGCGTGATGATTTCGTTGCCCTTCATCATCATGGGCTCGCTGCTCGTGGAGATCTACTTCGGCATTCCGGGCATGGGCCAGCAGCTCTTCACGGCGATCACGAACAAGGACTTCCCGGTCGTCGAGGCCATCACGGCCCTGCTGGCGGCGCTGTTCATCATCACCAACATCCTGACCGACGTGCTCTACGCCGTGGTCGATCCGCGGGTGACTCTGAAGTGA
- a CDS encoding ABC transporter permease → MSGSLLDRKIESELAEGKVGWLKSLRRSRAFRTFVRDKAAVVALCVIAVYISIAVLIVGSQLANKISGGRLSDTFIVKELSLERSTERVGPDSLPGFFEQAGPAKQIEHADFYMSDIERALSRQDPQVALDAISFAERDVAELPVEELRELMTQARDQLELVDQLYLDLELFREDLAYARDDLELAETEEEAEELRAEIEALAASIPEAKIELDAAIEQLQADVRALLPDPTGFDGIMYDLRLSLGTDTAGRSILWRAIYSIRVATQVGLVSAIIAVVVGAFLGATAGFFGGWVDHSIVWLYSTLSSVPYIVLLTVVAFVFGSMELTVPFTDGIKVHQTLIPMYVAFGVTFWIAPCRQIRGEALKIRSLDYVQSATALGAGRFYILRKHIIPNVLFLVFINFSLIFIGAIKSEVILSFLGIGVQGQPSWGVMISESRSEVLNQFFWQIGTATAFMFGLVLAFNVFSDALQDAFDPKHAR, encoded by the coding sequence TTGAGCGGATCGTTGCTGGACCGCAAGATCGAAAGCGAACTGGCCGAGGGCAAGGTCGGCTGGTTGAAATCGCTGCGCCGCTCACGGGCGTTCCGGACCTTCGTGCGCGACAAGGCGGCGGTCGTCGCCCTGTGCGTTATCGCCGTCTATATCTCGATCGCCGTGCTGATCGTCGGGTCGCAACTGGCCAACAAGATCTCGGGTGGTCGCCTGTCGGACACGTTTATCGTCAAGGAGCTTTCGCTCGAGCGCTCGACCGAGCGCGTGGGCCCAGACAGCCTGCCGGGCTTCTTCGAGCAGGCTGGCCCGGCCAAGCAGATCGAGCACGCCGACTTCTACATGTCCGACATCGAGCGTGCCCTCAGCCGCCAGGATCCGCAGGTCGCCCTGGATGCGATCTCGTTCGCCGAGCGCGACGTGGCCGAACTTCCGGTGGAGGAACTGCGCGAGTTGATGACGCAGGCGCGCGATCAGCTCGAACTGGTCGACCAGCTCTACCTCGATCTGGAGCTCTTCCGGGAAGATCTCGCGTACGCACGCGACGACCTGGAGTTGGCCGAGACCGAGGAAGAAGCCGAAGAGCTGCGGGCCGAGATCGAGGCGCTTGCCGCGTCGATCCCCGAAGCGAAGATAGAGCTGGACGCGGCCATCGAGCAACTGCAAGCCGACGTACGGGCGCTGCTGCCCGACCCGACGGGGTTTGACGGGATCATGTACGACCTGCGGCTTTCGCTGGGCACCGACACGGCGGGGCGGTCGATCCTCTGGCGAGCGATCTACTCGATTCGCGTGGCAACGCAGGTTGGGCTGGTGTCGGCCATCATCGCCGTCGTGGTGGGGGCCTTCCTGGGCGCGACGGCTGGCTTCTTCGGCGGCTGGGTCGATCACTCGATCGTGTGGCTCTACTCCACGCTTTCCAGCGTGCCCTACATCGTGCTGCTCACCGTTGTGGCGTTCGTGTTCGGCTCGATGGAACTCACCGTGCCGTTCACCGACGGCATCAAGGTGCACCAGACGCTCATCCCGATGTACGTGGCCTTCGGTGTCACGTTCTGGATCGCGCCATGCCGGCAGATCCGCGGCGAGGCGCTGAAGATTCGCTCGCTCGACTACGTCCAGAGTGCCACGGCCCTTGGCGCAGGGCGGTTCTATATCCTGCGCAAGCACATCATTCCCAACGTGCTGTTCCTGGTGTTCATCAACTTCTCGCTGATCTTCATCGGCGCCATCAAGAGCGAGGTCATCCTCAGCTTCCTGGGCATCGGCGTGCAGGGCCAGCCGAGTTGGGGCGTGATGATCAGCGAGTCTCGCAGCGAGGTGCTGAACCAGTTCTTCTGGCAGATCGGCACCGCCACAGCGTTCATGTTCGGGCTGGTGCTGGCGTTCAACGTCTTCAGCGATGCGCTGCAAGACGCGTTCGACCCCAAGCACGCCCGCTAG
- a CDS encoding SLC13 family permease: MGIEAVIVLGIVAAVLLALMFTRIAADAIMVSALTALLVVPVPTDTGIKLGVLDPGQAIGGFASTGLATVAVLFVVVTGLRETGGIDWISARVLGRPQSMRTGMVRMTLPVAGMSAFLNNTPVVALMIPAVSDWCKRTGLSPSKFMLPLSYAAILGGTCSLIGTSTNLVVAGMVIDQVDPDQLDPIGMFDITWVGLPCVVVGLAFLLLLGPRLLPNRGSPASVMADPREYTLEMIVPEGSTLAGKTVEAAGLRNLPGCFLVEVEREGGVMAAMGPHTVLRAGDRLVFAGVVEAIKDLQALRGLTPATDQVFKLDSPRFRRRLFEAVVSRTSPAAGQTIRAGRFRNTYDAVVIAVAREGERLKGKLGDIELKPGDTLLLEADPGFADRHRNSRDFLLVSALEDSAPRRHARAPLAAVFLAGMVALAALGVLDMLAAALVAAGLMVVTRCCTITEARRSIDWSVLIVIGAALGLGEALRVSGAAAGIADVILGTVGQHPWMVLLAIYVITSLATEVITNNAAVVLVFPIAVDAATRMDVSLMPFVIAIMIGGSASFATPLGYQTNLMVYGPGGYRFADFLRVGIPMNVIIGITAVILAPLVFPF; encoded by the coding sequence ATGGGTATCGAAGCCGTCATCGTGCTGGGCATCGTGGCGGCGGTGCTGCTGGCCCTGATGTTCACCCGGATCGCGGCCGACGCGATCATGGTGTCCGCATTGACGGCCCTCCTGGTGGTGCCCGTACCGACCGATACGGGCATAAAGCTGGGCGTGTTGGATCCCGGTCAGGCCATCGGTGGATTCGCGAGCACGGGCCTGGCGACGGTGGCGGTGCTCTTCGTCGTCGTGACGGGCCTGAGAGAAACCGGCGGCATCGACTGGATCTCGGCCCGCGTTTTGGGTCGGCCGCAGTCCATGCGGACGGGCATGGTGCGCATGACGCTTCCGGTTGCGGGCATGAGCGCCTTCCTGAATAACACGCCAGTGGTCGCCCTGATGATCCCGGCTGTCTCCGACTGGTGCAAGCGCACGGGGTTGTCGCCGTCCAAGTTCATGCTGCCGCTGAGCTATGCGGCCATCCTCGGCGGCACGTGCTCGCTCATCGGCACCAGCACGAACCTGGTCGTGGCGGGGATGGTCATCGATCAAGTTGATCCGGACCAGCTTGATCCCATCGGCATGTTCGACATCACCTGGGTAGGCCTGCCATGCGTGGTGGTTGGCCTTGCCTTCCTCCTGCTCCTGGGGCCCAGATTGCTGCCGAATCGCGGCTCGCCGGCCAGCGTCATGGCCGATCCCAGGGAGTACACGCTCGAGATGATCGTGCCAGAAGGCAGCACGCTGGCAGGAAAGACCGTGGAGGCCGCGGGCTTGCGGAATCTGCCCGGGTGCTTTCTGGTGGAAGTCGAGCGCGAGGGTGGTGTGATGGCGGCGATGGGGCCCCACACCGTGCTCCGCGCAGGCGATCGCCTCGTGTTTGCGGGCGTCGTCGAAGCGATCAAGGACCTCCAGGCGTTGCGCGGATTGACGCCGGCGACCGACCAGGTGTTCAAGCTCGATTCTCCTCGTTTTCGCAGACGCTTGTTCGAGGCGGTCGTCTCGCGCACGAGTCCCGCGGCTGGGCAGACGATCCGTGCCGGTCGGTTCCGCAATACCTACGACGCGGTGGTCATCGCCGTGGCAAGAGAGGGCGAACGGTTGAAGGGCAAGCTGGGCGACATCGAGCTCAAGCCCGGCGACACGTTGCTGCTCGAAGCAGACCCGGGCTTTGCCGACCGACACCGCAATTCGCGCGACTTCCTGCTTGTCAGCGCGTTGGAAGACTCGGCGCCACGGCGCCACGCCCGCGCGCCGCTGGCGGCCGTGTTCCTTGCGGGAATGGTTGCGCTTGCCGCCCTGGGCGTGCTCGATATGCTCGCCGCCGCCCTGGTGGCCGCCGGGCTGATGGTGGTCACGCGGTGCTGCACCATCACCGAGGCCCGTCGCAGCATCGACTGGTCGGTCCTCATCGTCATCGGCGCGGCCCTGGGGCTCGGTGAGGCGCTGCGCGTATCTGGCGCTGCGGCCGGCATTGCCGACGTCATTCTCGGCACCGTGGGACAACATCCGTGGATGGTGCTGCTTGCGATCTACGTGATCACGAGCCTGGCAACGGAGGTGATCACGAACAACGCGGCGGTCGTACTCGTGTTTCCGATCGCCGTCGATGCCGCGACACGGATGGACGTCAGCCTGATGCCCTTCGTGATCGCCATCATGATCGGTGGCTCGGCCAGCTTCGCGACGCCACTGGGCTACCAGACCAACCTGATGGTCTACGGCCCGGGAGGTTACCGATTTGCTGACTTCCTGCGCGTCGGCATTCCGATGAACGTGATTATCGGGATTACGGCCGTAATTCTCGCGCCACTCGTCTTCCCGTTCTGA
- a CDS encoding sulfotransferase domain-containing protein, which produces MSAGEDLPEAIGSPLPAGVRPVVVASHRRSGTHLMLDFLRRQFEACCPPFRLGVNPHRYLYFVIDRFRPEHRSHVGVQACQRMMATAPMPALKTHSTPDFPGIIAEARPLCEAALREGVVLYCVRDVRAVLASLHAFERVTKETAARSLSDYIRQDVGGRNRVRYWADHVQAWSNLSPAAQVIRYEHMVGDPGSMLAHLAAWLGQEPRRREPLLPPKLKYRQQLWLARLTGIPESTNVMGRKLGVRPHDWRTAYTDADLAFLEEHAGDTMRTLGYISGDDWNASPA; this is translated from the coding sequence ATGTCCGCGGGAGAGGACTTGCCCGAAGCGATCGGATCGCCGCTTCCGGCCGGTGTGCGGCCCGTGGTGGTCGCATCGCATCGCCGCTCGGGCACGCACTTGATGCTCGACTTCCTCCGCCGGCAATTCGAGGCGTGTTGCCCACCGTTCCGCCTGGGCGTCAACCCGCATCGATACCTGTACTTTGTCATCGATCGCTTCCGACCCGAGCATCGATCGCATGTGGGCGTGCAGGCGTGCCAGCGCATGATGGCCACGGCGCCCATGCCGGCGTTGAAGACCCATAGCACGCCCGATTTTCCGGGCATCATCGCCGAAGCCAGGCCTTTGTGCGAGGCGGCCCTGCGCGAGGGCGTGGTGCTCTACTGCGTCCGCGACGTTCGGGCGGTGCTCGCGAGCCTTCATGCGTTCGAGCGTGTGACGAAGGAAACAGCGGCAAGATCATTATCGGACTACATCAGACAGGATGTTGGCGGGCGGAATCGCGTTCGATACTGGGCCGACCATGTCCAGGCTTGGTCGAACCTGTCGCCCGCGGCTCAGGTCATTCGATACGAGCACATGGTCGGTGATCCGGGGTCCATGCTCGCTCACCTTGCTGCCTGGCTCGGTCAGGAACCACGACGCCGAGAGCCCCTGCTTCCGCCCAAGCTCAAGTATCGCCAACAGTTGTGGCTCGCCCGTCTCACGGGTATCCCAGAGAGCACCAATGTTATGGGACGAAAACTGGGCGTCCGGCCTCACGACTGGCGGACCGCCTACACCGACGCCGACTTAGCCTTCCTGGAAGAGCATGCCGGAGACACCATGCGAACGTTGGGGTACATCTCTGGCGACGATTGGAATGCCAGCCCGGCATGA